The DNA sequence cctaatttatccagtgtaaatcatcacttaccactgtcttgtgtttttttaggggtgggcatagattaattttttaaatctagattaatctcactgaaatcttgaaattaatctagattaatctatattaaaatggctcatatgtgtgctacccaagtaataactaaaagtcagcttttgagatagggtttcttaatacagagggtgcattagaccagggggtcatctcctgtttccaaaatgcatcaatgactgcttgaggaagctgttctactttgatacttgaagaaaaaaacatactcaataaaatgtaggctactcgtgttcaacggtttattcagttaaacatgaatttgtaagcctacatactgtacattaaaaggggttgataacatgtttattcagctaaacatgatatttgaaatgtaagccaacatttagtacatttaatctcacggacataatttgggggggactttttcaaaagccggtttggtcctctgaagttttaacggttaaaaataaatatttaaatagcgacgaatctagcactaggaccatgcagaaaacgaccgctccgagctccgctccggtaatattttacgttcctaaaaatgaattttccatgaagcaaacctggcgacttcgtggctgcatccatgtaaacacacgtacgatttttaattcacaggtttgaaaactcgttctcgcccctactgtgcaatttggttaggaatacagccgagctaaactgtcaagttgaaagtcatcatagtttgcttacccatttagtagatatattaacggcgataatttttatatcgcccgataagagtatcaaattaacgaacgccgttaacgccgttaacggcccaccactagtttttttgtgttcctcttccttcttttgttttctcttttggcttcctgatggataaattcgcttcatggttaagtttcatatttgccggcgtctaaaacttggctgtctgtcaggacagtgtctgcctgccttcagcagctggtgggaggggccccttgagggggattctgagaacagtgtcattgctcatgactttgagaatgtaaaggggggcgcacacagtttgtcgctgcatttaattcttaacctgttgttgtctgggggccccaggccagcttggggccccaagcaattgcctggtttgcctgccccatcgcgacgggcctggTTACGCTGCTGCGTGATTTAATGATTTTCTTTATAAGCCGCACAGCTGTTTTTCTTCTTTAGCCTATGCAGTTAATCAATCAAGTTGAATGATGATAATCAAGTAAGTAACCTCACTTCAAAGCTGTTATAACATTTATCTCAGATTGCATATGTGTACTTGTGAACTGTCTTTGTCAACTAACATGCATGAAGTATTTTCCAGCTGAGAAGCAAAAAAATTCATAGACGATGTCATGAGAGCAGCGTTACTGATTCATCTACAGCAGCACAGATGGACTCCACCTGTGCGGAGATGAAACTGTTAAGATTCTATTAAACTAGTCAACAGAGTCTCTgtcatacagagagagaaacgtCAAGCTAACACAGCCCAACACGTTTAGGTTTTGAAAAATATATGGTGACTTTTAAAATCGGGATGTTAAATCATATTATCTTCTCGGACATAAAGCCGCATGCGCAGCCCTCTACACCAGCGCGCGCGGGCGGGTCCCGTGTCGTCACATCTCTGCGACGTTCGCGTTGACGTCATAACAGCGACGCGTTGTTGACACTTCCGCGGAATCGTTTCACCATCTTAACGTCGAGAGTGTTTGACCGGTTTGGATAACTGGCCAAGACCGAGATGTTCGCGGCGATGCGTGCCACCTGCCTCCCCTTGAATCAAGTCGCAGGTAGATGAACTCTCGGCGTCTGAAGCTTTGATAGCGGGTTTTCCTCCTGAATCTGGAGCGGTGTTAGACGAGCAGGCATGCAGGGCGCCCCCTCCTTTCCTGGGCTGAGCTCCCAGCAGCGGGTCGCCCCTCTGGGACAGACGAGGAACAAGGTGAGCTTCCTTCACACACCTCTGAACTTACACACATGTTGGATATGAGTTGATGAGCtgtcatcgtgtgtgtgtgtgtgtgtgtgtgtgtgtgtgtgtgtgtgtgtgtgtgtgtgtgtggggggggttggttggttggttggttgtgtgtgtggtgtaggtggcaCTGAAGCCAGGCCATAGCCTCATGGACTGGATACGACTCGCAAAAAGTGGAGGTGATCTGACTGGACTGAAGGGGCGACTGATGGAGGTCACGGAGGAAGAACTACAGAAACACAACACACGAAACGACTGCTGGACATGCATACGAGGTAACGGCATTCAGAGCAGAAGCATCATTGGGAAGTATGAGTCACCAGGATCCCGTTTCAAAAGAGCCGTCTGCTTTGTTCTGTACCTTtcagttgtttgtttgtttctgcccACCTTACTGCTATCTCCTTATCATTTATGATATTTCATGTTAAAGTTTTTCAAAAAAGGTTAGTGATGGGTTAAAGGAAAGTGGATTAAATAAGAGTGCGGACCTTGTGGTCAGATTGCATTCTTTCCTGTAGTCCATTTTCAACGTCTCAGTTCCTTGTCCCTTCAACTGCTTTCAGATTGGACAGAATTTCACCAAAACAGTTTCTGTGATGCTCAGGTGCATCCCAGCATGATGCAGTACTTGCTAATAGAGGCATCAGCATTTTGAACCATAACTCCTTCATACAAGAATGTAGATGGCAGCACTATGGAGCAGGTGCTTCGTGGCTCACTAGAGCTTTTGTGTTGGAACTGTGATCATAACTATTGACGCAATAATACTGTTCCTGTGTCTTGTTTGGCTACCAACCTATGTGTAAGCTACCAAGCGTTTACTAAACAGAAGTTCCTCTTTGTTAAAACCAATGAATACCATtcagtatggtgtgtgtgtgtgtgtgtgtgtgtgttttgcaggtaTGGTGTATAATGTCAGTGCCTACGTGGATTTTCACCCTGGTGGGGAAGAGGAACTGATGAGGGCAGCTGGTATTGATGGTACAGATCTGTTTGACCAGGTGATCATTGGACCAGAAAGTGTTTGTGTTGAAAAACATAAAAGGTGTGAGGCATTTTAACCACACTGCCTTAGGTTTGATTACTGTTATTGTCCACTCGCAGGTTCACCGGTGGGTTAACTATGAATCCATGTTGAAGGAGTGCTTGGTGGGCAGGATGGTGGTGAAGGGCCCAGCAGTTAGTAAAGGTACAGATCAAATCCTGCCGTTGGCAGTTCACCTTTTGAGACATCAGTGAATTCTCAGCTGCGCAGGACTGCATTGAATTCAGTTACAATGGTGCAGTAGAAACATGGCATGTCGTGCTTTGTTTGTCTATAATCAGACTTTAGGGCATAATACTTAAACTTGGTATATTCTATACTTAATTGTATACTTGATGATTCTGTACTATACTCCCATAGGTCTGCCAACAACAAAGGCCCATTTCCAAGTGAATGGTAGGAGCTTCATTCTGTATTCATGAAGCATTACGTATTTATGTGTAATTATCAGGTGGTAAAGCTGTGTAAGTGGTTCACGCATGGCAATTATGTGGTGGAAAAGGAGCATTGCGCCACAAGAAGTTTTATAATGACTAAGTACTAATTCTCCTTCTCAGGTCTTAGTCCACCTTCTCCTGTGGTGTTGAAGCCAATAGTGGCACCACCTCCATCTACAGACCATCACCCTCAGTATGGAGCAATTCTTTTAATCAGAACTATAAactatttttaatatatatattttatatatatatagtttataaTGATGATCTCTGCTGTAGATATTACTGATCTTGTTTGAATGTTATTTACATATGCTAACTTTACCATTGCTGAAGTTTACCATTGGTATCTACAGCAGATTTGTGTCATATAAGAAATTAcatatttatttgaattttgcTCAAATCAGCCCTGGTGATCctctatttttattattttcttatAGATATGATTGGTTTCAGACAGATGAGGCTGTTAACATTGTTATTTACACCAAACATAAGGTAGGTATTTTTGCTGGGCTTATTCAAAACCTGTTGCTATGTGAAAGGTATCAGATTTGATCTCTCCTTCTTCTGTTTGTAATATCCCTCTTTGTTCCCTCTTTCCCACCCTGGAAGATCCCCAACTCGGGATGTTCAGTAGTTGACCTTCACGCTAACGCTCTACGGATAGAGGTGCTGCTGGGAAACCGCTCATATCTGCTTCACTGGCGTAAGCTGTGTAGAGCCTCAGTGTTCGGCATTCCTGCACCTTCCTTTAATATGTTGATGTCATCTAATTAATATGTCCTCTTTAGGTCTGGCTCATGAGATTGAAGAAAACATTACCGGTAAGTAATttctctttttgtctttgtcaggCAGAAACGATGGTAGTGAAGTTAAAACGGATGACTGAAGAGTAtctgtgaaatgtgaaatgtgccatattttgtcaattgtgattttttacaccccaatagAAATTTGTCcaccgcttttaacccatctgtgcaatcagaacacacacacacacacacacacacactagaaagTATCTGCTTACTAAAGTACTAGAAAGTATCTGCTTATGTGTTTATTACCACTGATGATCACTGCtcgtttgtatgtatgtattctgGTAATGTGTTTAGTGCCACTACAGATGATGTACTGTGTTTAATGTCACAGATGATTATCTGAATGAAATGATCTCTAGCTCTgttctgagcacaacttggcAAAAATGTGTCGACCATGCAtttcattgtgtgtgttgtgaactCCAAATGCACTTTGAATCAGTGTCTGAGGTTTGACAGACTGCATATCTCAGTCAAAGGCAGAGTATCTAGGCATGGAGAATGAAAAGCAGCTTGTGGCTCATTGGCATGTAGCTGACCTTGCTCACTATCGCCCCCTACTGTACGAATACCTCCACTGCCCATCACTGTTCAAGTTCACATTCATAGGCGCCCAAGTACATataacaaaaatatttttcaccTTTATTCAGAAGATATCATTTTGGAAAAATAAAATCTGTTATTACACTAAAGACTAATGTGGAGTATTTAAGCACAAAATGACTTTCCTatctccctgtgtgtgctgcTTGCTCATTCACTCTCTTGCACTATCTCtactcatccctctctccctccctctctctgctgtgGTAGTTAAAACGGCCAGTTTGGTTGGAAAAGTTCAAGTGTGCCTGCGTAAAGCTGTTAGTGTCCGGTGGGCACAAGTGGGCCAACCGCTAGAATCCCACAATTCATTTATTCTGAGTAAAGATCGAGGTAAGTTACCTGCCTCTCTGGATGAATCTCGCTAATTCATCACCGCTAGGACCAAATAAGTGAAGAGCAGGTGAATAAGGGAACACCTGAGGTTTGTTGATCTTGTGAGTGCAGAGCTGTTCTACAGAGACTGTACGCTGGTTtctaaaaaagaagttacacaTGACACCCGGCTCTTCTGTTTCCGACTACCTCCTGGAACACGAATGCAGATTCCTGTGGGGAGACACGTCTACCTCAAAGCCTCTGTCCAGGGTAACGCCACACGCCAAACCTTATGTGAAGGATGCAGCTTAAACATACTGATAAATATTATTTTGAATTATGATCTCTAACTGAAGATCATGAAATTGGTCTGTGCTTTTAAGTTCCAATTATCATGCAAGCTGCTTTCTTTGCTAACCTTGTAGAgatgtgttttaatgtgtgAGTTTTGAGTAGCGTTGAAGCTGTTAATGTGAATTTTGAGCAGTGTGTTTCATTTTGAACAGGCCGTGTTGTTGTGAAGCCCTACACACCTGTTGACCACATGCTTATGCCTTCAACAACCCCCAGCAGTGCAGGGAGCTCTGATATCTATCTCATGATTAAGATCTATCCTGATGGAGTGTTCACACCACATCTGGACTGCCTGGACATCGGTAagccaaggggggggggggggggggtgtgtgtgtgtgtgtgtgtgtgagagagagagagagagagagagaatgtgtgcacATGTTGGGGGGGCAGGGGTTAACTTTTGAAACCACCAACCTCTTGTTAAAGTGGTCGTAGGTTTTAAAGACTCTGCTATTACTGTAGGTTGTTGTATTCATGTCATACTTTTCTTTCAAGAGCAGGCTCAAGGCAACAACTTTAATAATCTTTAATATTAATGCCATGTGTTTTTGAAACGATTAACTCTTCCTGTCAGGAGCGTCTTTGTCCATCAGCGGTCCGGAGGGCTCCTTTCCGAGACGGAACTTGAGTGATGTCACCCATTTGTACCTGTTGGCTGCTGGTACTGGGGTCACTCCCATGGCCCGCCTCCTTCACATGGCCCTTCATCAACTCCCCACTATCAGGTTACACACAACCTTCATGTCCAGATGCATTCTAACCATGTTCCCTCTCGGGTTTCCTCTCAGTGTGTCCAAATGTAATATTGTTGTTTTCCATTGATCAATGCAGGGCCATAAACCAAAATGTTGAATCCTGACATGTTTCACATTGGTTCATCTCTGTCTGATACTCGAACTGTTACCTGTCAAGCCTGTAAGCCTAAGAATGTTTTTGTTGCCCTCTTAGAAAGACGAAGCTCATGTTCTTCAACAATCAGGAGAGGGACATCGTGTGGCACTCCGAGCTGGAGCAACTCCGTGCGGAGGAAGAGAGGTACGGCTCTCTTTACACTCGCAGGGTGATGGTAGGCGTCCCGCCGCGTGCTCTGGGCACCTGGTGGTCTCTACAGGTGCAGCGGGACCACAGACCCGCATGACTGAGTCTGGGTCTGCGTGTGCGTCAGGTTCCAGGTGGAGTACGTTCTGGCGGAGCCTTCGGACTCGTGGACGGGCAGAAGAGGACGCGTAGAGGCCTCCGTGCTGCAGGACTTCCTGCAAAGACCGGGGGACGCCACGTGCTTGGTCTGCGTGTGCGGACCTGTCGGTTTCACGGAGCTGACAGTGCAGTGAGTACAGCTCgctcatcacacacacgcaccatcaGCATGCGGCATTGCACCTCAACCATATATTACTGTTCAGAGTACTGATATGTCTCGGCTCAACCTCGGTTGTCAAAGGCTGCTTCACAGACACCTGCACAGTTCTCCCAGCAGTTtaaacacacactttctctgctTTTGTCTCCTAAGTCTGTGAAAACTCCCGTTCCAGGCTGGTGAAGCAGCAGGCGTTCGGTGAAGAGGAGATCCACGTCTTTCAGGGGTGACTCCTGAATCCAGCGCGCGGTGCCCTTGTTATAGCGACGACTGTTTCTGTGCACAGCAGACCGAACGCCATTGATTATGGGGAAGAGTATAAGGTTAACACGGAGTACAAACAGTCCTCTGACACAAACATGATTGTCTTGAGATCCTGTGTGTTGGTACAAATGTGAGGGAGCATTTCAGGGTGCTGTGAATTGTTCTTCCATATTGTCTAATATTTACTTTGCATTTAGGCTTAGGCCGGTGATGAAATTGACTTTCTTAGATCTGTGGTATAACACTCACTGTGATTTTTATTTTGTACATCAGATGCATTATTGAAGTATTCAAGTGAGGTAGCCTCTTTGGCCTTTAAAGTAAGACGTATTACTAGCACCTAGAAATTCTAAATAAGAAACATCTACACAAACTATGAAAATTATTTACTTTAAATAACAGCACATTGACCAGTAAGAAATGCAGTTGTATTTTGAACGTGGACCTGTAGCAAAAATCAAAGAACCAGCCAACATTACTGCGTTCATTAAAGTTAGAAATAGGACGATCTTAACTCCTGCGTTCTGTAAatagtgagggtgatggtgcGTTGTGAAACCTGCTTCAATATTTTTCATTTATGTTCTGTAATAATATGGAAAATTGCCAGCATTAAATTATgcatatgtttatatatttttatcctCGTTTAAGAATGCCTTTAATGTCTTAACATCTTAAACCTTCAGATTGGGGACTTTTATTTGGAGTAATTGAGGGTATTTTCGTGTGTTTCCTATTGCACAGCTTGGACTTATTCAGGAATTTACTGACCATATTGCTTTATGTCAGACCTCTGCAAGGTCTGGTCACTGAGCCCAGGGGAGGGAGTGAAGGTGATTTTGTGGAGATGGTACAGAggttatttatatttttatccAAACAAATTAATTGGCCAAATCCTATCAAGCCCTAACTACACCAAGCCAGGAACAACATTAAAGTTAAGTTTCCTGTCCCAGGGTCTCACTAGTCCTGCCTGAAGTGCGATTTGTCCCCAAGTTCTAGCTGTTCTCACATAACGTGGGTTGTAGGCCAGTTATATGAACAAGAATAATTAGGCAAAAGTGTCTGAGCCAAATTACAGACACCTCTTGAATCGACATACATTTATTGCAGTGGCACTTAGAAGTCCTCTACAACGTCTCGGAACATTCCCAGACCTCTCAGGAAGCACCGTAAAGAAGAATAACCTGTTTCACCAGGCAGCATGTTTTTACATGCTATCCATTAAGCAGGTCCTGTGGGTGAAAGGAATGTAGTAATGGGCTTTGGCATAGACTAGAGCACATGTTGATTATCTCAGTCAGCTTTATCCCAGTACTGTCCTGGTCAACATGCCAGTCATGGAGAATTGGAGACCTTGTTTGCAGCTATGTCACAATGCACTGTACTGTATATTTGTATTATCTTTGTTAATTTGCTTTAATGATCATGTGAGCACCAGCCCTCAATGTAATTGCATGCTGaacattttccttttcttttgtcGGATTATTTTTTTCCAGATGGTTTTCTGTAATCCATTCTATCCACTCAAGAATTTTGGCCTACGTATTAATGTGTATATAAGGGAGATTTCTTATTATTCATTTAGTGTGGTGTTTTCACCTTCTTTTGCAATTACATATTCAAATAATATAAatacaattatttattttacaaattGTGGCTTATTGTGTTCATTTTTTTCCTTGTTTAAATGCTGGTGTGAAAGTAACACATACATTTTAGCAAAAGGCTGACACTATATCATGAACAATATTCCAAAGCTAATTACTGGTAAGTTTGGTACGTCAAAATCCATTTTGCAGGTCAAATAAGTACTTTTTAAAAAATTACTAATTTGTACCCCCCTTCAGAAAAAATCCCTTATCATTTGATATTGGATATATATCGACATGGACTGTATCAGTACGTGCAGTACCGCGTTAGTCCAATAGGCGGCGCACATGCAGTTATTTTTACATCCAGCGACATCTACCTACAACACGGCTAACCTAGCTCAGTTCAacgggaaaataaaaacacactaGATTGAATGGATCTCGAACTTTTAAGAAGAGTTAACTAGCTAGACAGTAGTTTAAACAATGTCTTTTTTAATCCCGTCCTTTCAGTCTCAGGTAAGATTTTTTCGTGAAAAGTGCCTAAAGAATGATGTAATACCGGTAAGACAGCCGCTAACACCGTCGTCCGTTATCAGGCGGTTTTGGTCGTTGTCGGGTCCAGTGAAACGCACCGAACTAATGTAACCTGTTGACGTAACGTTGATGAGTCCtgtgaaataataaataaactctGATCTACCTCAAGATCGCATCGAATTAGCTGACCAGTCGCTTCCCACTTAGCATATGTCGGGTTCCTGGTTACCTAGCTACCCGgtattagctagctagctagcttagccTAGCTTATTTTAGCCTAGCGTAGCTTAGCCTGTCTTATATTAGCCTAGCTTAGCTTATCTTATTTTAGCCTAGCTTAGTTTAACATATCTTATTTTAGCATAGCTTAGCATATCTTATTTTAGCGTAGCTTAGCATATCTTAttttagcttagcttagcttatCTTATTTTAGCCTAGCTTAGCTTAGCCTAGTCTATTTTAGCCTAGCTTAGCCCATCTTATTTTAGCTTAGCCTATTTTAGCCTAGCTAGCTTTAAGCTATACCTGGAAGTTTCTAGACTAGATCCATATATACCCGACTTCATGTATATATGGCACGTCTACAGACTTATTTAAAAGTTTTCTAAATTGTCTGTGCGTCTTGCTACATAAACGCGCCGACCCCGCGTCTGTCGTGTCCATAGATAACCGAGCTGGCGGTGTGTTGCTAGTGGGAAACGTGACTGTTGGAGCCCTGACCACAGCCTGCTGTGTTCACTCTAGTTTTATTAGCCACATGCAGCTAAGAAGCTCGAGTGCGTTTTTACGTAGATACAAATCCAGATAAAAAGTTTATCTAGGGCTTGCCATACTCTTAGCATTTGTCTAATGACTTTGTCATGTGTAATTTGTCCTGTAGGTAACTCTGCCATTGACCCATGTGGTGAATGCAGTGTGCTCCCTGAAAGCGTCAGTCAGCTGTGCTGCTGTTACTTCAGTTCAGAGTCATCAGGAGGACCTTTCATCAAAGTATGACCTCCTCAGTggagcaggaacacaggtgagctTAACTGTGATGGAAAACATGGGATCTAAGGTGTATGTAAAGGACGTTTAACCTTTGTCGACATGCCAGATAAAAGTCTCTGACTGCAGTGTTGGTGTTTGATGCATGAGGCTGTCATGAACACCAGCAGGTGCTTAAATTCTGCAGATCTTCTGCCTTACATGGTTTTGATATTGGATGCTTTTAAAGACCGTGCTTAACTGTATCTGGGGTGTTAAAGTACTATTGTAATTACACTCTGTAGGGCTGTATGTCTGAATGACTCGAGGTGGGCACACTACAGCAAAACACTTCATAATGCATGAATCATAATACAAGCTCAAGTTTTGCAGTGCTAACCTTTTCATATTTATGTTCTGATGGATATTATGCGTGTTTACTTTTGAAGTACCGGCAGTAGTGCCTATTGAGAGACTGTAACATGCATGTTCTTATGGCTGTTCCTGACTGGCACTGGCCCTCTCTTGCAGCCCCAGGACTTGGGTCCGTCCGAGCTGAGGGGGAGTGCGGTCAGCGAGCTGCTGGCTAGGCTGAGGCCCACGCTAGCTCCCGAGGGGAACTTGGACCTCATGGGCCACCGTCCCTCCGCCAGATGGAAAACATCTCACATCTCCACATGCTCCTTCTTCCACAATAAACATGGTAAAGTACAGCAGGGCAGAGCATTTTTACAATTGGCATTTAAATCTATTTAAAGGGAAGCTGTATTTGTGGATGAGTTATTACTTAGATACACACAAAGCCATAATGGACAGGACATTTTGCACAGGCTACTAGACATTTTTTGTGTACAAAGTACTATTTGTGTAGGAATAATATTTGATGTGCAGTGTTGAGTCACAGAGTGTCTACATGAAATAAGAAGAATGTGCCCTTTGCTTTCATTTTAGGTAATACCCAATATAAATAGAAGTATCAATATAAATACCAATATAAATAGATGGACCAATATAAATATCAATATAAATAGAAGTATAACCTGACCGCATAGTCTAACAGCAATGCCATTTTTTGCTAATGTGCTAGATTGTTAATTTTATGTATTGGCATAAAAGTAAAAAGTCTCTCTGATTTTTTTTGATAGGTTTCCCTCACAGAACACCAGGAGTCTTTGGGTCTTCAGTATTCtacagacacacatttagtCCTCTTCAGGAAGCCAGCTCTGACCTTCAGCGCTTGCAGGGTATTTATAAAATGATCAAATGACCACCGCTTCTTGCTTCAAGTGACGAGACAGTGGTGGTGCTCTACTGTCTCTTTCAGAGTTTAATACTCTATGTTCAGAAAAGCCCTTTTACTGTTGCGAAAAGCTGTTGCTTGTTGTTGTGCTATTGACAGCAGTCAGTGTGTCCTACTTTTGTCTGACCTCAGTAACAAGTGCTTTTGCTTATAAAAGTGCTGTGCTCTTAATTTGTAATATAACAAGAGCTTTGTCATACCTGACACCTTTATACCTGTATTTTTATGTAAAGTTTAGAAGAGCAGGCAGTATGTCTTAATCAATAGGCATCACATCAATGTATTTACGTGAAAATGTATTTTGCTCCTGCAAGTGTGGGTTCAGAGCAGAGGTTTTAAGACTCTGAGGTCTAAGACTAGACGCCTGCGGCCTATCAATGAGAGTCCAGCAGAACCAGATGGCTTCACTCCGGCCTTCATGAAGGTTAGCAAACCTCTTCCTGAGGGGCAGCACCTAACATCACATCAAATGATAATTCAGCAGTTGACTGCATTTAGTCCCTCATCTCTACTCTGGTGTTGCTGGTTCATTGTTCTCTTTCAGGGTCTCCTCATGAGGGAAAAGGCTGATGTTGAGAGTCTTGACCAGTTATGGAGGCAAAGGAATCTTCCAGAGAACCTACAGGATGCCTTTAAGACTGGATTCACTGAGGGCTTCATGAAGGCTCAAGCATTAATCCAGAGGACACAAGGTAAGGACCCTTTGTGACCGTCTTTTCTCAATTATATATCATTTAGTTTGTATTTGCTAACTTGCTCCCTATTGCTTAATTGCAATCTTGCATTGAGGCATCATAAAATTTCCATTGCGAAGCGAGAGGTGTATGTTTTGGTGTAGTAGTAGCAtagttttattgtcattacacattGCACAAGTACAAGGTAACAAGATTACGTTATGTGTTTTGG is a window from the Brachyhypopomus gauderio isolate BG-103 chromosome 13, BGAUD_0.2, whole genome shotgun sequence genome containing:
- the cyb5r4 gene encoding cytochrome b5 reductase 4 isoform X2, producing the protein MQGAPSFPGLSSQQRVAPLGQTRNKVALKPGHSLMDWIRLAKSGGDLTGLKGRLMEVTEEELQKHNTRNDCWTCIRGMVYNVSAYVDFHPGGEEELMRAAGIDGTDLFDQVHRWVNYESMLKECLVGRMVVKGPAVSKGLPTTKAHFQVNGLSPPSPVVLKPIVAPPPSTDHHPQYDWFQTDEAVNIVIYTKHKIPNSGCSVVDLHANALRIEVLLGNRSYLLHWRLAHEIEENITVKTASLVGKVQVCLRKAVSVRWAQVGQPLESHNSFILSKDRELFYRDCTLVSKKEVTHDTRLFCFRLPPGTRMQIPVGRHVYLKASVQGRVVVKPYTPVDHMLMPSTTPSSAGSSDIYLMIKIYPDGVFTPHLDCLDIGASLSISGPEGSFPRRNLSDVTHLYLLAAGTGVTPMARLLHMALHQLPTIRKTKLMFFNNQERDIVWHSELEQLRAEEERFQVEYVLAEPSDSWTGRRGRVEASVLQDFLQRPGDATCLVCVCGPVGFTELTVHL
- the cyb5r4 gene encoding cytochrome b5 reductase 4 isoform X1 → MQGAPSFPGLSSQQRVAPLGQTRNKVALKPGHSLMDWIRLAKSGGDLTGLKGRLMEVTEEELQKHNTRNDCWTCIRGMVYNVSAYVDFHPGGEEELMRAAGIDGTDLFDQVHRWVNYESMLKECLVGRMVVKGPAVSKGLPTTKAHFQVNGLSPPSPVVLKPIVAPPPSTDHHPQYDWFQTDEAVNIVIYTKHKIPNSGCSVVDLHANALRIEVLLGNRSYLLHWRLAHEIEENITVKTASLVGKVQVCLRKAVSVRWAQVGQPLESHNSFILSKDRELFYRDCTLVSKKEVTHDTRLFCFRLPPGTRMQIPVGRHVYLKASVQGRVVVKPYTPVDHMLMPSTTPSSAGSSDIYLMIKIYPDGVFTPHLDCLDIGASLSISGPEGSFPRRNLSDVTHLYLLAAGTGVTPMARLLHMALHQLPTIRKTKLMFFNNQERDIVWHSELEQLRAEEERFQVEYVLAEPSDSWTGRRGRVEASVLQDFLQRPGDATCLVCVCGPVGFTELTVQLVKQQAFGEEEIHVFQG